The DNA region TTTAATCAGAGAAGATCTGGGCATCACTAAAAGCAGGAGACTAAATCTCTGAGCAGCTGTGGAGCTTGTGCATTCCCAGCCAGTGTGGCAGGTATCAGTTCTTTCACATGTAACAGTGCTGATCCTTGTCCCACCAGACTGTGTTCCTAGAACTCAGTGttcattttcccccttttctcaGGGAAGAGAATTCCAGGATTTCCTTCAGGTAAACTACAACAAAAATTGCAAAAGCAAAAGTAACAGTACTGAGTCAAGGACCTAATTTTCTTTATAAGTACATCCACCTGTTTACAGTGCAGTGTGTTTgacttctctgcttctctctacAATTTATCTAAATGGCCTTATCTGCCCGGAGAACCTCAATGAAATATCAGTAGACAAAAAAAGCTTTACACTTTTAAAATGCTCTGTAATTCCTTTATGTACTTTAGCTTATTCACAGTCACAAACATGGAAGATAATCAATTAAAGGTTTAAGTTTTGATGGAACTTCTGGGCATTAGAAGCAATGTGCAGCCAAACTTAGTCCTTTTAGGATGTGAAGAATCAATATTCCCATATCATTGCATTAACTCATGAGATAATGCATGAAATGTTCTCAAAGTCAGCAAAGTACTGCACTTTCATTCCCTTGCAGGAAGAATTCCTTATGAATGAGCTGCCCTCCCTTTTCAAAGTAAAGGGGGAAACCACTTGTTTTCCAGTCCTGGTCTGAAAATTGAATCAAGCAAAAACTTGTGGGACAATTTCAGGatgaagcagaaaagtttcAGCTATTTCATATGGGTGTCTGTCACGTCATATACTTTTCAAATGTATATTCCCCATTTTTCACCTGAAGCCACTGGAATTGCTACTATTCAAATATATCATGAACACACAACACctatacacatatataaatacatgtgTATGTTGGTGTgtacacaaatatatatatatacacaacaGTTACATTTCTCTGCTGAGAATAAACTCAAGAACTTCATCTCAAAAATAAGGCCTACTTGgcttaaaagcaaagaaaaaaaaagggaaaaaaaaccccaaaaaacccagaaaaacaaaaacaaaccaaaacccaaaaaaacacaacaaaagcaTGCAGTGGTTAGAGCAAACCACTAGGGGAAACATAATCACATGCATTAAGCCATTCTCCACGACAAGAAATGTGAGCGATACATTAAACCCTCCAAAAGCTGGTTCCAAGGTACCATCAGATTAAAACTCTGAGAAATCGGCATTGAAGCTCCAACATGAACACACACAAGCTCACACACAAAAAGACCACACTTAATTTTTTGCAGATTTATGCACTACTGATTGTTTACCTTTGTGCCAGTTAGCACACAAATCTTTGCACACAAGTCTTCTCTTTCAAACTCATCAGTACCAGGATGCTGCATTCTTGGGGGTTTttctggctttgtttttggcttttttggctttcttttttttttttttttttttttttgagctatAACACATTGAAGCTTCACCATTTTGCACGCATGACTGGCAGtgtaaataaaaatagcttCACTGTTTTTAGATCTGTCTTTGAGACTACTCACTTTATTAAGTGTATACACCTGTAGTTGAGAACTGGTGTGGGAATTGATGATTGCACTACTGaccaaagcattttaaaatggtGTTATGAACTTTCCAGCTTAAAACACTATTTATGTACTCAATATAAACGATGATAAGTAATTTAACAGACCTTTCTCATGTGTATAGGTTTGCACAAAAACTTCTTAACCTATTTTTGACTTTGCTGCGTGGAAGGAAGTGAATTTTGTCTTTCTGCAGTGAGACGAATATTGTGTTTACTGCTTCCCGAATATTTTAACCCATACTTGTCTCCCACAGCGGAACACCGTGGATTGCCTTGCTGACACAGAGCGCGCAGCCTTCACACAGGGCACATCTCCGAGGATGCTCATGTCGCTGCCCGGCGCATCCTCACGGAGACGCCAGGCCGTGGGTGTCCCGTCCCGCGGGgaggctcagagcaggcccgCGGCTCCTGCAGCGGTGCCCGGCGCCGGGGCTGCTGCCCCCGGAGCCGCCCTGACCCGCTGCCCCCCGCGCCGGCGCCGCGCTCCCTCTGCCGGGGACAGCGGCCGCGCCCCGCCgctccccagccccggggtaaCCCGGCCACACCAGCCCGGGGGTAACCCGGCCACACCGGGCTGCGGCTCCCCGAGCCCCGGGGGTAACCCGGCCACACCGGGCTGCGGCTCCCCGAGCCCCGGGGGTAACCCGGCCACACCGGGCTACGGCTGCGGCTCCGGCCCCGGGGGTAACCCGGCCACACCGGGCTACGGCTCCGGCCCCGGGGGTAACCCGGTCACACCGGGCTACGGCTGCGGCTCCCCGAGCCCCGGGGGTAACCCGGCCACACCGGGCTGCGGCTCCGGCCCCGGGGGTAACCCGGCCACACCGGGCTGCGGCTCCGGCCCCGGGGGTAACCCGGCCACACCAGCCCGGGGGTAACCCGGCCACACCGGGCTGCGGCTCCGGCCCCGGGGCaacccccgccccgccgggagAGCGCTCCGTCTGCGGGCCGGGGGTCGAACAGGGTGGAGGGGGACGGACGGCCGGGCTGCAGCAGTTCTGTGCGGGCTAGGAAGCGATGGAAGCCGCTTGAAAGGAAAGAAGCGAGGCCCGTTTAACTCCGGCTGACCTTATTGTCACCCGAGTACGGAAAATAGTTTGCAGGTTCAGAATATTACTGTGGAAGAATGGATACTTGAGCATAAAACCACGAAAACCCGAAGGCCGTCCATGTGAGACACAGCACTCGTTATTTACACGTTTTTATGGGGAATGACCACCCCCTCCACAGAGCGGTGACCAGCAGGTGTAGGAGAGGAAGTGCCTGCGAAATCGCCTCGAGTAGTAGAGGGCTGGCCGGGGCTTTGCACGGCGGGCTGTCCATGTGAATAGCGCAGCGATTCCTGCCTTACACACGGTGTGTATTTTAAGCAGTGCCACACGTGACACGGGAACATTGGTGCTCGGTGCGCGCCTGCCCGGGGACAGGGCTGCGCGTACAGATACGTGCCGGCGCAGGATGCCCGCGTCCAACCAGCCGCAGTGGCCCCGCCAGTGCTTCCAGCCCGTACCAAGGGGACCGAGCTGCGGCCGTGTCAGGAAACGCCCAGAAGACAAACAGTCACGTTCGCGAGCTGCTCGCAGACCGTGTCCCCCGCACGAATGGCAACTGACTAAAATAAAgttggggagggaggggaagttTGCCGGGCTTTTTTAACTTATTAGAAAAACCCCCACACATccagccccccccccccgaaCAGGCGGGGAGACCCCGCTGGTGCCAGGGACGCGGCGCACCCCGCGGGCAGGCGCCCGAGGCGCGGGGAGCTGccgcccgctccgccccgctccgcgccccgcGGGCCCCGCTCCGCGCTCCCGCCCGGGCACGGGGGCGCCCTCCGCGCCGCCTAATCGCATTAATCCGCGGGACAATGCCCCAAGTAATCACCGTTCCTGCTCCCTGCGCGGCCGGCGACCGGCGGCTGGAAAGGGCGAAGCgggggaggggaggggcagAAAGTGTAAACTTTTATTCCACTCGGTTAAGAAAAACGGGTGGGAGGCAACGGGGAGCACCCGGACGCGGGTGTCCCGAACGGCCGCCGCGGCGGGGAGAGCGCGCCTCCCTCCCCGCGAGAAGCGAGTTCCCCTCGGCTTCCCTGCAAACCTATCGCCGCCTGCCTCTGAGTAAATACACGAGCACAAAAGCAACCCCGGGCGGCGTGAGACCGCGCACGGAGCAGCCTCCCGTGAGCACAGGCTGCGGCCAGGCCCCGGAGCGCGGCTGCCGCTCGCCCCGCGCAGCGCGGGCAGCGCCGCGgacgggccggggccggggctggggcagccggGCTGGCTcggcggcggcagcgctgcCCTTTTGAATGCCTCCCGCAGCTCTGAGTGCTGGCAGGGCGCTGGGAGCGCCAGTGAATGTAGCCCCGCAGAGCCAATGAGCTGGGACCGGATGCGATATATCCTCTGGGACAACAACTGCTCTGTTCCTCCTCAGATCCACATGACGCCATTTACTGCTGCTTTTGCAGAGAGATCACCCTACCTCCTCcggaaagaaaaagagagagagggagagagcgAGCGAGCAGAAAAACGCCGAGCCCCTACAGCTCAGATCTCaaatcttcctcctcctcctcctccacctcctccaaACACACAACAACCACCACCACAAATCCGCTGCGCTCCCAAAACACCCCCCCGATTGCAAACCACAGAACTGCCTGCAACACACACGCTCGCAGAGGGAGCGAGAAAGCtaagagggagagagggaagaggagCCTGCAGCAAGCAGCTTCTCAGCAGAACGGCTACATTGCACAAGCTGCTTTTTTGGAGGAGCTCGGTGGAAGAAAGCTCTGGCATTTTATTTTAGATccactttgttttgttttctttggcttttccctttcctcttgaTCAATTtgcaacagcaacaaaaaaaatgtgACTTGGTGTTGGCGATCCGGCCTCCTGTtcattgaggaaaaaaaaaggaaagtgtgtgtgtgtaagacTGAGTGATTTTTAGTAGCAAAGAAAACCCACCCCGATCCGGAGAGGTGTTTTGATTATTATTATAGTGTATACACGCACACACGAATTTATAATCCATCTGGGGAGAGGCACCTAACTTTTCTGTGgactttttttggttctttttttttttttttttttacgtgGTGATCATTCTTTCTCTAATTTGCAAGTTGGACTAAAGCAGAGtttggaaaagaatttttttttgctttaggGCTGGATTTATTTGCAAACcgcaggaagaagaaaatacaagAGAGAGAGGGGTTTGGTGCAGCGCCGCGATCACGGTGagagccttttccttctttgcaaAACAAGCTTTTCAGTAacctcctcccccccccccccccttggTTGCTCCAAGAAAACTCGTGGAAATGTTTGAGGCCGATCCCTTTTCCATTCGTACAGGTTCTCCCTCTCGCCCCCTTCCCGTCTCCTTCCTTTctcagagaggagctggaggtgggATTTCGGAGCGCTTTCTCTccggggagggctgggggagctcgGCGGGCTGCGCCGCGTTCGAGCCGCGCCGCGGAGCCCGGGGCTGCGCAAGGCTGCGCGGGGGGCGGAGGGCTGCGGGGGCTGCCGGCGGGCCGGGCTGCGCTCCACGGAGCCGCCACAGCTCCGCCGTGTTctccgtgctgctgctgctgctgctgctgctggcgcgGGGGGCCGGGCACGGGAGGTCCTGCGCGCTCCTGCCCCGCCGGGAACGCGTGGGTTTCCGACAAGCCCCGGGGGAGGCGAAGGgagggcgcggcggggccggcgagcgccggggccgggggtgCCCCGCTCctgggggagaagggaaggagcagcccagcccgcCTTGCAGTGCGTGATTTACGCCTGTCTCTAGTGGCGTCAGGAGATCCGTGCGATTCGGAAGTGAGTGCACGTCTGGTGCAAATATATAcgtgtgtgtgcgtgcgtgtGTGTAAGCTTAGCTACTTCTCCTCTGATGAAATTAATTCGATCTGTAAGACGAGGAAAGTCCTTCCCCAGGTTCTTCTATGCAGAGGGCATGTgtggaggggaaggaaaagccataattttcactttttttttttttttttttttttttttggtgggtttacTTCGTGACAGCCCCCTTCCCCCAttaaaaaagaggggaaaaaagataaaagaaaaagcaaaaaaaaaaaaaaaaaaaaaaaagctgctggtGTTTTCAGCAAGCTGTTTGTGTGTCACTTTGCCCCACCCCGATGGTAAAGTCCCTTTTGCCCTAATCCATAGTCTGATCACACACTCGGCCCTTAATGGGGGTTTCAAAGCACTTTGAAAGAAGAGGAGGTGGTTGGTGTGTGTGCGGTGGGAATGGGGGTGGGGGTGCCTTGCACAGGCTCCGGCCACAAAACAGAAATTCACGGGCAGAGAGAGGACTTCTCTCCCTTAGGCTTCGCCCTTCCCCGGCCAGCTGTACACGGGATTTTTCCACAGCAGGCAAGAAGCCCCTCGAGTTTAAACCTCCCCAAATGTGCCGAACGCGAAACCCGTCCCCCTCGCTCACCCTTTTGCCAAGCCCagtttgaaagaaaagaaaagttagcAATCTGGCACTTGAGCTCGGTGAGAGTGGACTTTGGCTCTTAGAAGTGGGGAATCGTGTTatcacacacatgcacacacaaaaagGCAAATCTGCTTCTCTCGCTCTTGGCGGATGCAAAGGGGAGAAGGACTAGGTCAGAGGAGGGAGAGGTGTGCCCTCCCGTCAGGATTTCCAGGCAAATGTAGGTTTGCAAATAAATGTGCCGGTTCTTTGCATCCTGTCCTGTTAGCGGATCTGTGACGGGGAGAAAGCCCGGGGAGCACCCGGCTCGGCCCGATGCCCCGCTGGAAATGCCTCCCGAGTCCCTCCGGGCtggggcggagcggggcgggctgAAGGTCAGGCAATTTGCAGAATATGCGTAAAATAAGAGGAGCTTTTCCAGCGGCTGGCTTTGTGAAGTTGAGTGGGTGTTTAGGGCAAGGCGAGAGGGGGTAATCTGCCTTTTGCCCAGCTGTCCCGGAGGTGTTGCCTGAACCGTCTGCAGGGCGCCTGGCACTTCCCGGGAGGGGAAGCTCCTTTAGCATCTCCTGGGGGAGGGCGGGGGGGAAGAGTTAAAAGGAAACGTGGGTTTGACTTTCTGATAAGGCGGCTGCGGCTGCCCCCTCCCACCTCCCGGCCCGGAGGATGTCTCCTGGTTATCTCCAGGTTGTCTGCACTCTGCGGCGGGCCAGGGGCTGTCGCCTCCCACCTGCTGCGCGCCCCCGCCCGAGACGGAGCTGGAGGCGGGGAGGGAAGCGGGGGCCGGaggctgcttttccagctcccaCCTTGGCGTCTGAGGGGGGCTCCGACACCGATCCCGGGGTCGTCTGAAGCGCCTTCAGGTCAGGGTCAGCTTTGCTTTTGCAGTGGGTTGTCATTTCTGGagaggcaggggctgagccGGCGTACCCTCCAGgctgcccggggccgggggaAACCTGGACGCGGAGGAGACATAGGGCTGCCAATTCCTCTCTAGAGTGGggaaagcattttattttctattatttcctATCTCCAGATAGTTTCAGAGGAGGTGAACATCTACTTAGGCTGTTGGTTGAAACTTTTGGTGTGGCAGAGGTTttaatttgaaaggaaaaaaaaaaaaagtgtaagcAATACTTCAAGCCAAGTTTGCAAGACTTTTTGGGAGGGATATGGACGGCGGGGGGGGGTGGGGAAGGAGCACCGTAACATACATCCTGCGTGCAATACCAGGATTtagcaatatttaaaataagtgGTCACTCTTAAGAGTTAGAGATTTGtctatatgtatttattttaattatttttttaagaaaaaaaaaaacacttgaaGGAGGGGAGCCAGGAGTTAAAAGGTTAAATGTTTTACATTGGTGTTAGAATAAAGACTGTGTCTTGAGATACTCTTTGTTAAACTGTTTGGCTATATTTTACTATTCTGCAGTACAGTATTATTGTTGGTAACTGATGTGTACAGAGTAACACTATGGTGCTCTTTCTAGGTATAATTGAAGACATTGTGTGGTCCTTGTAAGAAGTTTGGTTCCTGCTTGGGTTTTAATTGTAGAATATTGTTCTGGATTTTTGTATAGGTAATTGGATTTTGGAGCCACTTTAAGATATGataaaggcaaaacaaataTTAACTAATTTAGAGGGCAGTATTTGAAACTTGCGCATATTTGAGTGTGGAAGTTATTTACAGGTTCTCATCTTCTGTGTCTTTTACTGGCTTTTCATTTAAATGCTATAGTCTGCATTGCTACTTTGTAGTTAACGATCCTTTCAAGTAATATTCACAATCAAGTAGATGTCTTGGATGCTGGCATTATTTGATTCTGTTATGCATGCCTCTATCCCACAAGCCACTCTTGATAATAGTTACAATTTGAAATGTAATCTATGGAATTTTTTacacataaaaagaaaacaacaaccaaacaacTGTGGTAACATTGCTTTTGTCGTTTTGAGCCTTAAAATAACAATCACAGTGGTGTGCACCAGTATGACACACACTAAAATACTGGGGAGAGATATTTTTACTTGTGCTGTTGAAGTTTTTGGTAGCACTAACTCATTTAATGTCTAACCTCAGacattttattgctatttaGTGTTTTTCTTGGGACCATTGGTATTAAACTAAAATTTCCTATTTACATCATGTAAAGTTTAATGTGTAAAGAGACTAGCCTACCAAAATATTATCCAGTTTGAAACAAAATTGGAGAATTATATGTCTGTCATCAGCAGGTCACATTACACTTGCTAAATACTTGCAGGatagtttgttttgttttgttttttttttagtataagGTTTTCAGTAGCCTGATGTGAAAAGAAGTGTCACTTCAAGTGGCTGAAATGTAATCACTTTAAAGGCCATGGTCTAACCAGAAGATGGCCTGAGAAGCCTCAGTCAGCAGGAGTAATACCTAGACTTTCCAGAGCCACAAGTTAAGTTGCATGGTCCTAGGAAGGACTCCTAGGGATTCTTAAAGGTCCTTAAGCTCTCCACAGCAGTAGGCAGAACAGGCCAAGGGAATTTGGTCACTCAGCTGACCGGTGCCAGTGCTTGTCCCAGACGTGACTGCTTTATTTAATGGCTGATGCATTACTTGATTGTCTGCGGTGCTGTGGGGTCCTGCAGGATTGaaaagctgctggagagagcatGAGATGTGTTTCAATAGTGAATCCTCTCTTTTTTGCTCCAGGATTTCAGATGTGTTCTAAGCCTGGCGGGGTGAGCAAGCTTCTGGGCACTGATGGAGACTCAGCACGGCAGTGGGTCGCAGCCCTTACTACAGGCTCGGCGTGACAGTGGGCGGCCGCACGGGGAGCCCGACCTGCGGGATGTCCTGATGCAGCAGGTCCACGTCTTGTCCTTGGACCAGATCAGAGCCATCCGAAACACTAATGAATACACGGAGGGACCTACGGTGGCTCCGCGGCCGGGGGTCAAGTCTTCTCCTCGGGTAACAGCCCAACCCAAAAATGAAAGGCCCCACGGCTTGCCTGAGCATCGCCATTTCAGCCGGATCCAGCACGCGCAAACACACGCATCTCCTCGAGTGCCTCTGTCCCGGTCCATCAGCACAGTCAGCACGGGCTCACGGAGCAGTACGAGGACAAGTACGAGCAGTAATTCCTCAGAGCAAAGACTTCTGGGATCATCTTTGGGGCCAGTTGCTGATGGGATAGTCCGGATGCAGCCCAAGTCTGAGCTCAAGCCGAGTGAGCTGAAGCCACTGAGCAAAGAAGACTTGGGAGCACACAGCTACAGGTGTGAGGACTGTGGAAAGTGTAAGTGTAAGGAGTGCACTTATCCAAGGACCCTGCCCTCATGCTGGATCTGTGACAAGCAGTGTCTTTGCTCAGCCCAGAACGTGGTTGATTACGGGACTTGTGTTTGCTGTGTGAAGGGCCTCTTCTATCACTGCTCTAACGATGACGAGGACAACTGTGCTGACAacccctgctcctgcagtcAGTCACATTGCTGCACTAGGTGGTCCGCCATGGGTGTAGTGTCCCTCTTTCTGCCTTGCTTGTGGTGTTACCTACCAGCCAAGGGTTGCCTTAAGTTGTGCCAGGGCTGTTATGACCGGGTAAATCGGCCTGGGTGCCGCTGCAAACACTCCAACACCGTTTGCTGCAAAGTTCCCAGCGTACCCCCCAGGAACTTTGAAAAACCAACATAGCATCGCTAGCCAGAAATACTAAAGTAACAAGGATTATTATTTTAACGTACATATGCAACCAACTAAGCAGCTATGGTCTTGGCACTGTAGTAGAAGGGTTGGGGATGTACTTTGCTGTTTGCAGTGAAAtgcttttctgtgtgtgtgccatcTTAAGTGATACGCTTGTTAGAATCCAGCTAGTGGcatacaggggaaaaaaagggatgcAGTACATTGTGACCCACATATTGCATAAGCTAAAGCAACACAGACACTCCTAGGCAACTCTATTGTTTGTGAATAGTACTTGCAAAATTTGTAAATTAGCAAATGActccttttttttcattgttttctgccAGAGATAATGTGCTATATTTTTGTATATACAATAATATTTTCAACTGTGAAAAGTAAGTGCTGTCATAAGACATGGCACAGTCACAAAATATTATACTAATATGTTGTACATTCGGAAGAATGTGAATCAATCAGTATGTTTTTAGATTGTATTTTGTCTTACGGAAACCTTCTATTACAAGACTTTGATTTCCCTTTGGACTTCATGTATATTGTACAGTTACGGTAAAATTCAGcctttattttctaattttttcaaCATATTGTTTAGTGTaaagaatatttatttgaagttttattattttataaaaagaaatatttattttaagagGCATCTTACAAATGTCACCCCTTTTTATGAGGACGTCATGGTTGCTGCAAATAAGGGGTGAATGATGCATATGTTCactataaaatagaaaatatattaacGTTTGAAATTAAACTGGGCTACTtgtcattttttcccatttattgtTCTGAGCTGGGAGAATTGATACTTATAATTGCAAACTTCACAGTGCTATAGTCACAGTGAGCCTAATGTGAAaccaaaaagagatttttaagtgtattcttttcttcttgtttaCTTCTTCACCTGAAAACAGTGCAGGATTTTTGCTCCCTTCCTTTCCACAAATGTCCCATATACTGTTCCtacaagagaaaaggaaaatgaacatAGAAAGATGCATTAATTCATTCCAGACTAGGACTAATAGGCACTGAAAGCTTGACCTATTCTATAAATGATGAGCTTTTGTGCTTCAAATAGGAAATAAGTAATCATTCACAAAAAATGTTAGGCTTGCATAGCTTTACTCAGtgagagagaggagggaaaaatgtaattaatacTGTCAATGCAAAAAGCTTGCAGGATTATTTGTTAAAGTTAGAAGAGTATGCCACAGGGAATGATAGATCTGAATGCAGTCCAGCCTTATGTCAAACATTTGCCTCACTTGTAAGAAGAAAGTTGCTTGATTTGTCATTTGTGGCAGTTACCTTCCACTGAGGTCAAAATCCTTTCCCTGCCAAGTTTCCCACCGGAAGCCTAGAGAATGATTTACCTTTCTTTATTAACA from Melospiza georgiana isolate bMelGeo1 chromosome 2, bMelGeo1.pri, whole genome shotgun sequence includes:
- the SPRY2 gene encoding protein sprouty homolog 2, whose protein sequence is METQHGSGSQPLLQARRDSGRPHGEPDLRDVLMQQVHVLSLDQIRAIRNTNEYTEGPTVAPRPGVKSSPRVTAQPKNERPHGLPEHRHFSRIQHAQTHASPRVPLSRSISTVSTGSRSSTRTSTSSNSSEQRLLGSSLGPVADGIVRMQPKSELKPSELKPLSKEDLGAHSYRCEDCGKCKCKECTYPRTLPSCWICDKQCLCSAQNVVDYGTCVCCVKGLFYHCSNDDEDNCADNPCSCSQSHCCTRWSAMGVVSLFLPCLWCYLPAKGCLKLCQGCYDRVNRPGCRCKHSNTVCCKVPSVPPRNFEKPT